In the genome of Candida albicans SC5314 chromosome 6, complete sequence, the window TCATGGTGATGTTGATTCAAGTGGATTGATTAATTGGtgtattgatgaatttacTAAACTTtgtaaacaaattaaaaaacaTTTGTATGGAACATTGTTGATATCTTCTGGGATTAATATGGAAACTGATGAACCAATTTATAAagttaaagaaagaaaattataTGATAATTTCTTGAAGATTATGCAACCACAATTGGAAGAATTAAAACTGGTGGGATTAAATGTTGATTATATATTTGAGTCTATATTAAATCTTGAATAAAGTATTAAGCTTTCTCATATATATAActatataaaataaataatcaaataaataaataaataatggATTCAAATATCGGTTTCATTTAGCTTTATTCTTAAAACATCTTAAAGGGAAAGCATGGCCCACACTTACAACTTGGCATATAAATCCATGACATCATAATGTTCTCTGAAAAAAGCTCCTCGTTTCTTCAAATATAACAAAACCAATGAAGAAACCAATAATATCCCAGCAATAATACTAAATAAAACACCTGCTCCAATCGCTCTTAATAACGGTTCAACTATAAAAGTCGCAATAGCCGCCAAAATTTGtctaattaaattattcaacGCCACACCAGTAGCACCTTTCCCAGGTAATGAATCGACCAAATAAGTCACGGTAGCACCTATAACAAGCATAGAAGCAAATCCAAATAATGCGGTACCGATTAATGGTATGACCCAAAATTCACGATATTTAATTGTCCAaccaaaaatcaaacaagcCATGGGATATAAAATTATTGCCACGACGATATTCCAAGATAATCTACTTTCAGGAACCAATTCTCCATGTTTTTGAGCATATCGATTTAATAATCGATCATTCCATTTACCTCCAATTATAGAAGCCATGAAATATGTCACGGAATTGGGGATATACATTAATCCAAGAATCACTGATGAGAAATTATATGGTGAACGTGCGTATTCATAAGAAATCGCcatgttgaaaaaataaattgcaGCAAAGGAAATGGctgaaaatgaaatgacAAGGACAACGGGTGGatgttttaataatattattgaatgtAATGGACGgattattaaatcataACAATTGGTTTTCACTGATGACCATTTATCattgtcgttgttgttgttattattatattgtgAATGGTTGGATTGCGTTAAATTAGATGTTGTTTTCCTTAATTCATCAGTTACGTAATTTTGATGTATTCTTTGAGAATAAGCTGATCTATTTGTTGTTAACCGAGATATACTAGGCATCACTGGATCAATTATTGGACcttcattttcttgttcttccATATAAGTTACAATAGAACGAGCATTTGATGATCTTCTACtcaaatttgaaaccaCTTGGTGTAATTCAGTACCAGGAATAGGGTTTCCATCTATATCGTGTACGCTAGAATTGTCCGCACCGGCAAAATCATcatgaattttttcattttgcaGACCATTATTGTCCagttttttcatcaaatctTTAGCAACTTGTATAGTATCAACTCTTCTTAATGTTTCTGGTAGGAAAAATGTAATTAGAACAAAACTACAAGCagaaattatcattaataacCATTGAGTAGCTCTCCACCCCCAAGCTTGAGATACAGCTCCACCCAAAATTGGGGCCAAAAACGGTCCTGCCAAAGGGCCCAAATAATATAATCCCATAGCTTGTCCACGTTCTTGAggaataaataaatcagCAATAGTACCTGCTCCAACAGCTTGAACACTAGCAGATGAACCACCTTGAAGCACTCTTAATACAATCAAAGCAGCAATATTGGGAGATAATGCCGTACCAATAGAAAACGCCACAAATAAAGTAAATGATACCATATAAACACTTCTTCGACCAAATCGTTCACTAAATGATGACCACCAAAGAGGAAATATAcctaatgataataaataaataccAACGGATACATTCACTGTCGATACATTAgtatttaaatcattaacaatatcatcaatggCAGGTAACATTACTGAAGTTCCAAATGGTCCTGCTAATGATGCAAAAGCAATTATGAAAACAATTagatattttattttattggGATAATCTCTGGCATCTTCATATTCTGGaatcaaaacaatttgTGCAAGTAAACCTCTTCGTTCTCTTAATGGGACTTTAttggttttaattgatgTAGATGTAGGTTTTTGACTTAGatattgttcttgttgtgaTTCTAATGATGATAGATCTTGTTCTAATTCCCTTAATGGTCCCAAATCAGGGTCTACCAGAGGTGTGGTTGTGTGGattttgttggtggtggtggtggttgtttTGGTGGTATTCTGTGGCTCTTCCAGTTGCTCTCGTCCATGATGACCTATAGGATGTATTTGACTATgttgaatattttgttgaGTTTCTGTTGAAGCTAAAGATGTAGTATCAGCATCTATAATGTCATTACTGAT includes:
- the QDR3 gene encoding Qdr3p (Predicted membrane transporter, member of the drug:proton antiporter (12 spanner) (DHA1) family, major facilitator superfamily (MFS); Hap43p-repressed gene); this encodes MSHSPNLSPQISNDIIDADTTSLASTETQQNIQHSQIHPIGHHGREQSEEPQNTTKTTTTTTNKIHTTTPSVDPDLGPLRELEQDLSSLESQQEQYLSQKPTSTSIKTNKVPLRERRGLLAQIVLIPEYEDARDYPNKIKYLIVFIIAFASLAGPFGTSVMLPAIDDIVNDLNTNVSTVNVSVGIYLLSLGIFPLWWSSFSERFGRRSVYMVSFTLFVAFSIGTALSPNIAALIVLRVLQGGSSASVQAVGAGTIADLFIPQERGQAMGLYYLGPLAGPFLAPILGGAVSQAWGWRATQWLLMIISACSFVLITFFLPETLRRVDTIQVAKDLMKKSDNNGSQNEKIHDDFAGADNSSVHDIDGNPIPGTELHQVVSNLSRRSSNARSIVTYMEEQENEGPIIDPVMPSISRLTTNRSAYSQRIHQNYVTDELRKTTSNLTQSNHSQYNNNNNNDNDKWSSVKTNCYDLIIRPLHSIILLKHPPVVLVISFSAISFAAIYFFNMAISYEYARSPYNFSSVILGLMYIPNSVTYFMASIIGGKWNDRLLNRYAQKHGELVPESRLSWNIVVAIILYPMACLIFGWTIKYREFWVIPLIGTALFGFASMLVIGATVTYLVDSLPGKGATGVALNNLIRQILAAIATFIVEPLLRAIGAGVLFSIIAGILLVSSLVLLYLKKRGAFFREHYDVMDLYAKL